A single genomic interval of Helicoverpa armigera isolate CAAS_96S chromosome 22, ASM3070526v1, whole genome shotgun sequence harbors:
- the LOC110370856 gene encoding fatty acid synthase gives MAPTPQEHVSTHEGMLAPDASLGDLDGERIVITGMSGLYPKSHNVQEFSKILYSKENPITSEGLRWNYKHPDLAQYTGMAPDLDRFDAQFFSVHFRLGNYMDPMSRKILEQAYQAIYDAGLSPAHLNGKKVAVFVGSSFSDTEKSGSTDIVSKSGLGILGSSKTMFANRISYWLNTKGPSLAIDEADCSATTALEEAYLALKRGACEAAIVGGAYLSLQPQASVHHARLSATVSKDGTTKSFAQNADGYVLSDAISVILLQKSKDAKRVYAELVHVKNEFLSIMKDTTGTGPRFGYCRNPLTVAGFIKEFYKEAQVPPQAVEYVEGYGTGVPEGDKAELEAIEEVYCKDREDPLLVGSVTSNIGLTEAAAGMTALTKVLLGYHHGAIAANLHCDSPRQDVAALRDGRMQVVTDNKKFQRNYVALNGMSAAGVNSHVLLKGKYKPKDLSLYKSSIPHLVTISGRQESAIRNIFENLTSRPIDAEELALLHNIHANNISGHLGRGYVILGTNEFNETVSLAQKSEYFDDARRPLWFVYSGMGSQWVGMGTQLMRIPIFAAAIERCHKVLHPEGIDIVSIITSTDPKTFDNILHSFVGIAAIQIGLTDVLRALGLKPDGIIGHSVGELGCAYADGCLTAEEMILCAYGRGLVSLNTDFILGSMAAVGLGYEQVSKICPPEIDVACHNGPDSSTISGPADVMKEFVAQLTAKGVFAKEVPCSNKPYHSRYIAKAAPALLKFLKGTIKNPKARSERWLSTSIPQEKWNEELATYCSAEYHTNNLLSPVLFDETIRLLPGNAVLVEVAPHGLLQAILKRAMPAEARHVPLTRRGHADNALFLLQAVGDLYMHGYTPEVQALYPKVEFPVSTETPMLSHLVQWNHSEKWRVTSFVGGEKRAAAACQFVKSIHDDEYTYLQGHVVREKRCYPFAAALVDAWDTLAMHLDVGKRNGTVQFRDVHLYAQPTLHDQRPLRLSVALHRGDGRFEVMNESFRVASGYIFSNPAEDEAKQDVESGDLVLSSKNVYQLLKERDYNYSGEFCSIEACDTTLSSAALVWRDNWVTFLDGLLQLNMLRQPHHAVTLPTHIRRLDIDTTKHNEYSYTLNGKTVVNANVSDVFHLTRCGGVELQNIQYRDLPSVSQDIRRVDLVVPSAKQKLCGSQNGGVKNEVTLQCAQIGNLDSLQWVETAAPLDDSGVVVKVHYAGLSTSDVRAVGKMSCNTDGYGMDYSGVTQDGVRVMGLVRGGAASSVVRAQSQLLWPVPVHWSLEDAATVPLAYAHAFYCLGIKLYKQLTPETNLFVHGGAGSFGQAIISIALAYGCQVFTTVSDIKKKRFLLNLFPELKAENIGNSRDHSFGDMVLQATKGRGCDIVISSAKGDLKTTTLNCGGNECIFLDISQLHNQDEDYDFGMYNLTKERGYAVVDFSSIFLPEKIEEVKKLQKMLSEGIRLGYVRPLSRVTYAPHEAARAFRLLAASRHRGRVLLKIQGSVNSVYPRIICNPNECQAMFWDEGALGVQLAERLIERGARKLYIQSKNLTQYEQYKIGTWKKLGADVMVSENNINGNSLVKDASSIGTLGGIYVAITNVSNDKVAELGQLIKSIDSSARSICPHLQYFAILSAIKSLGQDICVDRAKCGFAATHLDLSELYQAQSKASSHDVVDVAERALRSPSPVVAAIPVPVNEPSLLQQLIALSKIQIPQNVDPEATLKDLGLVAESIPLICSFLDVVYNVSLDEDSIPDLTLKGIQELVETATDIVPENVNGLATFFSKVSADELIATTELFAVPTLNKDITLSEDEFDVNKRYLCIVPGMEGHYERFQVLCERLKLPAFVLQPGYDRPRETIRETAERYAKILLKKTGIQNNFYLLGYEIGVLVALELTAILEDHGLTGTVFCLGCAPEEFQATLEEQLSSFKTEEQLQDAIIRHMSKLITDEDVPALDDILSETATWSEKVAVCTRSLLGRMQHSVQYAQAQIESALGNISRGRAYVAPVRALRSQLVLLRAANCKPAARALQQHSQRPVAVHQLRTPLSYVSNDMECPAIINRYLDDEIKTEFEMKNLCEAYSLYKDLF, from the exons ATGGCGCCTACACCTCAGGAACATGTGTCTACCCATGAGGGGATGTTGGCACCTGATGCATCATTGGGCGACCTCGATGGCGAGAGGATCGTCATCACTGGCATGTCGGGTCTTTACCCAAAGTCTCACAATGTCCAGGAGTTCTCCAAAATACTTTATAGTAAG GAGAATCCGATAACATCGGAGGGCCTGAGATGGAACTACAAACATCCAGACCTGGCACAGTACACCGGAATGGCTCCAGATCTCGATCGGTTCGATGCCCAGTTCTTCTCCGTACACTTCCGTCTCGGCAACTACATGGACCCTATGTCTCGCAAAATCCTCGAACAAGCCTACCAGGCTATTTATGATGCAG GCTTGAGTCCGGCACACCTCAATGGCAAGAAGGTAGCAGTCTTTGTGGGCTCATCTTTTTCAGACACGGAAAAATCTGGATCCACTGACATTGTTTCTAAATCTGGTTTAGGTATTTTAGG atcAAGTAAAACCATGTTTGCCAATCGTATCTCCTACTGGTTGAACACGAAAGGTCCATCCCTAGCCATAGACGAAGCGGACTGCAGTGCCACCACTGCCCTCGAGGAAGCATATTTGGCATTGAAGCGTGGTGCTTGTGAGGCTGCCATCGTCGGTGGTGCATACTTGTCTCTACAGCCACAGGCATCTGTCCACCACGCAAG ACTTTCTGCAACAGTTTCAAAAGATGGTACCACCAAGTCATTCGCACAGAATGCTGATGGCTACGTTCTTTCCGACGCAATTAGCGTTATACTACTGCAAAAATCAAAGGATGCCAAAAG AGTGTACGCCGAATTAGTACATGTCAAAAATGAATTCCTTTCTATCATGAAGGATACAACGGGAACTGGACCAAGATTCGGCTACTGTCGTAATCCTCTTACTGTGGCTGGATTCATTAAAGAGTTCTACAAGGAAGCGCAAGTGCCACCGCAGGCAGTCGAGTATGTGGAAGGATATGGAACAG GTGTACCGGAGGGTGATAAAGCCGAGTTAGAAGCTATTGAAGAAGTCTACTGCAAAGATAGGGAAGATCCCTTACTTGTCGGTAGCGTAACTTCGAACATTGGCTTAACTGAAGCAGCAGCTGGTATGACTGCACTTACTAAG GTGTTGCTGGGTTATCATCACGGAGCGATTGCCGCCAACTTGCATTGTGATAGCCCGCGTCAGGATGTGGCTGCACTGCGCGATGGGCGCATGCAAGTGGTCACCGACAACAAGAAATTCCAGCGCAATTACGTTGCCCTCAACGGAATGTCTGCCGCTGGCGTCAACTCACATGTGTTGCTGAAGGGAAAATACAAACCTAAG GACTTATCGCTCTACAAGAGCTCAATTCCACACTTGGTCACAATTTCTGGAAGACAGGAGTCAGCTATCAGAAACATATTTGAAAATCTCACTTCTCGACCCATTGACGCTGAGGAATTAGCGCTGTTGCACAATATCCATGCAAACAACATCTCAGGACATTTGGGCAGAGGATACGTTATTTTGG gcaCTAACGAGTTTAATGAAACTGTGAGTCTGGCCCAGAAATCGGAGTACTTCGACGACGCTCGTAGGCCATTATGGTTTGTGTACAGCGGTATGGGTTCACAGTGGGTCGGTATGGGGACACAACTCATGCGCATACCTATCTTCGCTGCTGCTATAGAAcg GTGTCACAAAGTATTGCATCCGGAGGGAATAGATATTGTGAGCATTATAACATCTACGGACCCGAAAACATTTGACAATATTCTCCACTCCTTCGTGGGAATCGCTGCCATACAAATCGGTCTTACAGATGTCCTTCGTGCATTAGGCCTGAAGCCCGATGGTATCATag GTCACAGCGTAGGTGAATTGGGATGCGCTTATGCTGATGGATGTTTAACAGCGGAAGAAATGATACTGTGCGCGTACGGCCGTGGGCTTGTATCATTAAACACTGATTTTATCCTTGGTTCTATGGCCGCTGTCGGCCTTGGATACGAACAA GTGTCCAAGATATGTCCACCTGAGATTGACGTAGCCTGTCATAACGGACCTGACTCCAGTACTATCTCAGGACCTGCTGACGTCATGAAGGAGTTCGTTGCCCAACTCACAGCTAAAGGTGTATTTGCAAAAGAGGTGCCGTGCTCTAACAAGCCATACCATTCGCGGTACATCGCAAAAGCAG CCCCTGCGCTTCTCAAGTTCCTGAAGGGAACAATTAAGAACCCTAAAGCCCGTAGCGAGCGTTGGTTATCAACCTCCATTCCTCAGGAGAAATGGAATGAAGAATTAGCCACTTACTGTTCGGCGGAATACCACACTAACAATCTGCTA AGCCCGGTGTTGTTCGACGAGACGATACGTCTATTACCTGGTAACGCAGTGCTAGTGGAGGTGGCGCCGCACGGGCTGCTGCAAGCCATCCTCAAGCGTGCCATGCCGGCCGAGGCCCGTCACGTGCCGCTCACGCGCCGTGGACACGCCGACAATGCATTGTTCCTGCTTCAGGCTGTTGGCGA TTTGTACATGCACGGCTACACCCCAGAAGTTCAAGCTTTGTACCCGAAAGTGGAGTTCCCCGTTTCTACTGAAACACCAATGCTGTCCCATTTAGTGCAGTGGAATCACAGTGAAAAATG GAGAGTTACATCTTTCGTTGGTGGAGAAAAGAGGGCGGCAGCAGCGTGCCAGTTCGTGAAGTCCATCCACGACGATGAATATACCTACTTGCAAGGTCACGTTGTAAGAG AGAAGAGGTGCTATCCCTTCGCGGCGGCTCTGGTTGACGCGTGGGACACTCTTGCGATGCACTTGGACGTGGGCAAGCGCAACGGAACGGTGCAATTCCGTGATGTTCACCTGTACGCTCAGCCCACGCTTCACGACCAGCGACCGCTTCGTCTCAGCGTCGCGTTGCATAGAGGCGACGGACGCTTTGAG GTCATGAATGAAAGCTTCAGGGTAGCCTCTGGGTACATCTTCAGCAACCCCGCTGAAGACGAAGCAAAACAAGACGTTGAGTCAGGTGACCTGGTGCTCAGCTCAAAGAATGTCTATCAATTACTGAAAGAGAGAGATTACAATTACAG TGGCGAGTTCTGTAGTATCGAGGCCTGCGACACTACACTGAGCTCAGCAGCTCTAGTGTGGCGCGACAACTGGGTGACGTTCCTCGATGGCTTGCTGCAGCTCAACATGCTGCGACAGCCGCATCACGCCGTCACCTTGCCCACGCACATCAGGAGACTGGACATCGACACTACAAAACATAACGAATATTCTTACACATTGAATGGAAAAACTGTGGTGAATGCCAATGTGTCTGATGTCTTCCATCTTACAAG GTGTGGTGGTGTTGAACTACAAAACATCCAGTACCGTGATTTACCTTCTGTCAGTCAAGACATAAGAAGGGTTGATTTGGTGGTGCCATCTGCAAAG CAAAAGTTATGCGGTTCGCAAAACGGAGGAGTGAAGAACGAAGTAACTTTGCAATGTGCTCAAATCGGCAATCTGGATTCACTGCAGTGGGTAGAGACAGCAGCTCCTTTAGACGACTCTGGTGTCGTAGTCAAG gttcattACGCTGGACTCTCCACCTCCGATGTAAGAGCTGTAGGAAAGATGTCCTGCAACACTGATGGCTACGGAATGGATTACAGTGGAGTCACTCAAGA TGGTGTCCGCGTGATGGGCTTGGTGCGAGGTGGAGCAGCCAGCAGCGTGGTGCGCGCGCAGTCGCAGCTGCTGTGGCCCGTGCCGGTACACTGGAGCCTCGAGGATGCCGCCACCGTGCCGCTCGCATACGCGCACGCCTTCTACTGTCTC GGAATTAAACTTTATAAGCAACTGACACCAGAGACGAATTTGTTTGTACATGGAGGTGCTGGAAGTTTTGGACAAGCTATCATATCAATTGCATTGGCTTACGGCTGCCAAGTTTTCACTACCGTTAGTGATATTAAGAAGAAACGATTTTTACTGAACCTATTCCCAGAATTAAAAG cTGAAAATATTGGCAACTCTCGGGACCATAGTTTTGGAGATATGGTTCTACAGGCAACAAAGGGCAGGGGTTGTGACATTGTCATTAGTTCAGCTAAGGGAGATTTGAAAACT ACTACACTTAACTGTGGAGGAAACGAATGCATCTTTTTAGATATTTCTCAACTTCACAATCAAGATGAAGATTACGATTTTGGGATGTACAACCTCACTAAAGAAAGGGGATACGCTGTTGTCGATTTCTCTTCAATCTTCCTCCCTGAAAAAATTGAAGAAGTCAAA AAATTACAGAAAATGTTAAGCGAGGGAATCCGCTTGGGCTACGTGCGTCCGCTGTCGCGCGTGACGTACGCGCCGCACGAGGCCGCGCGCGCGTTCCGTCTGCTGGCCGCCAGCCGACACCGCGGCAGGGTGCTGCTCAAGATACAAGGCTCTGTTAACTCTGTGTACCCCAG aataatATGCAACCCTAACGAGTGCCAGGCCATGTTTTGGGACGAAGGCGCTCTCGGAGTGCAACTGGCCGAAAGGCTCATCGAACGTGGTGCAAGGAAACTGTACATTCAATCTAAAAACTTGACTCAATACGAACAATACAAAATTGg aaccTGGAAAAAACTTGGCGCCGATGTTATGGTAtcggaaaataatataaatggaaATTCGCTTGTAAAGGATGCTTCCAGTATTGGAACTCTTGGAGGAATTTACGTGGCAATCACAAACGTATCTAATGATAAAGTTGCAGAACTGGGACAGCTTATAAAATCAATAGATTCATCTGCAAGATCCATATGTCCTCACCTGCA GTACTTCGCAATATTATCAGCTATTAAATCGCTGGGACAAGACATTTGTGTTGACAGAGCAAAATGTGGATTTGCAGCGACACATTTAGACCTTTCGGAGTTATACCAA GCGCAAAGTAAGGCAAGCTCTCACGACGTGGTGGATGTGGCGGAGCGCGCGCTGCGCAGCCCGTCGCCGGTAGTGGCCGCGATACCCGTACCTGTCAATGAGCCCTCACTACTCCAGCAGCTCATTGCACTTTCAA AAATACAAATCCCACAAAATGTGGATCCGGAAGCAACATTGAAAGATTTGGGACTTGTTGCTGAAAGTATACCCTTAATCTGCTCCTTCTTGGATGTCGTTTATAATGTATCCTTGGATGAAGACTCAATACCAGATTTAACTTTGAAGGG AATACAAGAACTGGTGGAGACTGCAACTGATATTGTTCCTGAAAACGTAAATGGGCTAGCTACATTCTTTTCTAAGGTATCGGCAGATGAACTCATCGCAACTACTGAGTTATTCGCTGTACCTACTCTAAACAAGGACATTACTTTG TCAGAGGACGAGTTTGATGTGAATAAGAGATACCTGTGCATAGTGCCGGGCATGGAGGGGCATTACGAACGGTTCCAAGTGCTGTGCGAACGCCTCAAGCTGCCCGCCTTTGTGCTTCAGCCAGGATACGATCGCCCACGAGAAACCATACGAGAGACCGCAGAACGATACGCCAAG attcttttgaagaaaactggaatacaaaataacttttacttacTGGGATACGAAATAGGAGTGCTGGTAGCTCTTGAACTGACCGCAATTCTAGAAGACCATG GTTTAACAGGCACAGTGTTTTGCCTCGGATGTGCGCCAGAAGAGTTCCAGGCAACTCTCGAAGAGCAATTGAGTAGTTTTAAGACTGAAGAACAACTTCAAGATGCCATAATTAGACACATGAGTAAGTTGATTACTGACGAAGATGTACCGGCTCTGGACGACATTCTTAGCGAAACTGCTACTTGGTCCGAGAAAGTGGCTGTGTGTACCCGAAGTTTACTGGGGCGTATGCAGCACTCCGTACAGTACGCGCAAGCGCAAATAGAGTCGGCGCTGGGCAACATATCGCGCGGGCGTGCCTACGTGGCTCCCGTGCGTGCGCTGCGCTCGCAGCTGGTGCTGCTCCGCGCGGCCAACTGCAAGCCCGCCGCACGCGCCCTGCAGCAGCACTCGCAGCGCCCCGTCGCCGTGCACCAGCTCCGCACGCCTCTCTCCTACGTCTCCAACGACATGGAATGTCCTGCCATCATCAACCGTTATCTCGACGATGAGATTAAAACTGAATTTGAAATGAAGAACCTATGCGAAGCTTACAGCTTATACAAAGATTTATTCTAG